The Clostridioides difficile genome has a segment encoding these proteins:
- a CDS encoding VanW family protein, with protein sequence MINVNKKLVIAIGAVALLVVVFIGIMCMQFKGEKIAKNTYVNGISIGGLTKSQAKKELVKKYNLDNVEFSYNNKNWKVKSQDLNLSADLDKTVENAYNLNRKNGFFSNLSKTISANFGKKSDLVVVTNYNKNKLKTEMEKIAKEIDVEVKDATIDISSEKVKVVPDSDGLKMDISKSMNSFDSQIKKGKYTNKLVVKATPAKIKKEQLANIDTNLGKYSTTFKTSQVNRSINIKLATDSISNILLMPGETFSFNELTGKRSKANGYKSAPVIVEGEMEDDYGGGVCQVSSTLYNSVLYAGLEITNVKNHTIPSSYVPKGRDATVADSGIDFLFKNNLKHPIYIKNYVSGNQIVCNIYGSAEDKQNITISTKLDGVSQTTMKRVNDSSMPKGKEKVDKSGRNAYSVSTYRTFNDANGKKIKTEKIANSYYPKKEGIILVGTMEPKPEEKPKTDENKDNQNTNNQNTDNKPKPETPPTDNKPSETQPQPQA encoded by the coding sequence ATGATTAATGTGAACAAAAAGCTAGTTATAGCTATTGGAGCTGTAGCATTATTAGTAGTAGTATTTATAGGTATAATGTGCATGCAGTTCAAAGGGGAGAAAATAGCAAAAAACACATATGTTAATGGCATAAGTATTGGAGGATTAACTAAATCGCAGGCTAAGAAAGAGTTAGTTAAAAAATACAATTTAGATAATGTTGAATTTAGCTACAACAATAAAAATTGGAAAGTTAAAAGTCAAGACCTAAATTTATCTGCTGATTTGGATAAAACTGTAGAAAATGCATATAATTTAAATAGAAAGAATGGTTTCTTTAGTAACTTATCAAAAACTATTTCAGCAAATTTTGGAAAAAAGAGTGATTTAGTAGTAGTAACAAACTATAATAAAAATAAATTAAAAACAGAAATGGAAAAGATAGCTAAAGAAATAGATGTAGAAGTAAAAGATGCAACTATTGATATAAGTAGTGAAAAGGTAAAGGTTGTACCAGATTCTGATGGTCTTAAAATGGATATTTCTAAAAGTATGAATAGTTTTGATAGTCAGATTAAAAAAGGAAAGTATACAAATAAGTTGGTAGTAAAAGCTACTCCAGCAAAAATAAAAAAAGAACAACTTGCTAATATAGACACAAATTTAGGTAAATATTCAACAACATTTAAAACTTCTCAAGTAAATAGAAGTATAAATATAAAATTAGCAACAGATAGTATAAGTAACATTTTACTTATGCCAGGAGAAACTTTTTCGTTTAATGAACTTACAGGAAAAAGAAGTAAAGCAAATGGATATAAAAGTGCTCCTGTTATAGTAGAGGGAGAAATGGAAGATGATTATGGTGGAGGAGTTTGTCAAGTTTCATCAACACTATATAATTCTGTTTTATATGCAGGCTTAGAAATTACTAATGTAAAAAATCATACGATACCATCGAGTTATGTTCCAAAAGGAAGAGATGCTACTGTTGCAGACAGCGGAATAGATTTCTTATTTAAAAACAATCTTAAGCATCCAATTTACATAAAAAATTACGTTTCAGGAAATCAAATTGTTTGCAATATATATGGAAGTGCAGAGGATAAACAAAATATAACAATATCAACAAAATTAGATGGTGTCTCACAAACTACAATGAAGAGGGTCAATGATTCTTCAATGCCTAAAGGAAAAGAAAAAGTAGATAAGAGTGGAAGAAATGCATACTCTGTATCAACATATAGAACATTTAATGATGCAAATGGAAAGAAAATTAAAACTGAAAAAATAGCTAATTCATATTATCCTAAGAAGGAAGGTATTATATTAGTTGGAACTATGGAACCAAAACCAGAAGAAAAGCCAAAGACAGATGAAAATAAAGATAATCAAAATACAAATAACCAAAATACAGATAATAAACCAAAACCAGAGACACCACCAACTGATAATAAACCTAGTGAGACACAACCACAACCACAAGCTTAA
- a CDS encoding UbiD family decarboxylase, with protein sequence MNFRDLFEKTVDFIDEKRKSIVAVSLSALGVLVLIIVFFLSSNEFSVGNEANELLKIVEKRQYSIAVDYYASVDKKFSDSKMERFNKSVSKKINKLLLNSGDKYLDGDISQESFIGLINTVKSLDRININVDDLITQADRVGEMYREENITYNVAIAYINTISILNGIGSNLDVYKQNVETIKESRDVYDSAVKDQKVYKYYDAIEKYNKVLKEDEKYYNLAQNAKKQCVEEMYDYYISKAEEANTSGDYEKALQYIDYLKEDYSDDEKVQSLEKKYKKNLSLYTLTSDDIINIISKKSGKEKANLSINSLPQMVKNDKYYYAEVYEYDKLINEVLISAKTKDLYSYKDGKKDYKVDYGEGYFRILEDGSYQFGITKDKAKFVLTNTLDEKENKYKKIDILDIEKTDKYTKSKKSLEELFGKQKNIYYYAVVNKGLFKGKEVYAINIYNEKIYSISEKGLSEY encoded by the coding sequence ATGAACTTTAGAGATTTATTTGAAAAAACTGTAGATTTTATTGATGAAAAAAGAAAATCTATAGTAGCAGTTTCATTATCAGCACTAGGTGTACTTGTTTTAATCATAGTATTTTTCTTAAGTAGTAATGAATTCAGTGTAGGAAATGAAGCAAATGAATTGTTAAAAATTGTAGAGAAAAGACAGTACTCTATTGCTGTAGATTACTATGCAAGTGTAGATAAAAAGTTTTCTGATTCAAAAATGGAAAGGTTTAATAAATCTGTTTCTAAAAAAATAAATAAATTATTATTAAATAGTGGTGATAAATATTTAGATGGAGATATAAGTCAAGAAAGTTTTATTGGACTAATAAATACAGTAAAATCATTAGATAGAATAAATATAAATGTAGATGATTTAATAACTCAAGCTGATAGAGTTGGAGAAATGTATAGAGAAGAAAATATTACTTACAATGTGGCAATTGCTTACATAAATACTATTTCAATTTTAAATGGTATAGGTAGTAATTTAGATGTATACAAACAAAATGTAGAAACAATTAAGGAATCTAGGGATGTTTATGACTCTGCAGTAAAAGACCAAAAAGTATATAAATATTATGACGCTATTGAAAAATATAATAAAGTACTAAAAGAAGACGAAAAATATTACAACCTAGCTCAAAACGCTAAAAAGCAGTGTGTTGAAGAAATGTATGATTACTATATAAGTAAAGCAGAAGAAGCAAACACTTCTGGTGATTATGAGAAGGCATTACAATATATAGATTATCTAAAAGAAGACTATTCAGACGATGAAAAGGTACAAAGCTTAGAGAAGAAATATAAAAAGAATTTATCATTGTATACTTTAACATCTGATGACATTATAAATATAATCTCTAAAAAAAGTGGGAAAGAAAAGGCAAATCTATCTATAAACTCACTTCCACAAATGGTAAAAAACGATAAATACTATTATGCTGAGGTATATGAGTATGATAAATTAATAAATGAGGTTTTAATAAGCGCAAAAACTAAAGATTTATATTCGTATAAAGATGGCAAAAAAGATTATAAGGTAGATTATGGAGAAGGATATTTTAGAATATTAGAAGATGGAAGTTATCAATTTGGTATTACTAAAGATAAAGCTAAATTTGTATTGACTAATACTCTTGATGAAAAAGAAAATAAATATAAAAAGATTGATATATTGGATATAGAAAAAACTGATAAATACACGAAAAGTAAAAAAAGCTTAGAAGAATTGTTTGGAAAACAAAAAAATATTTATTATTATGCCGTAGTAAACAAAGGATTATTTAAAGGAAAAGAAGTTTATGCTATTAACATATACAATGAAAAAATATATTCCATATCAGAAAAAGGATTAAGTGAATATTAG
- a CDS encoding ribonuclease H family protein, which translates to MAKQKFYAVKKGKKNGIYDTWDECKKQVNGFSGAEYKSFVTLQEAKEYVYGATKPIFKEDEEFIEAYVDGSYEHSIKMYGSGVVILKNNEVIKTYSKKGKEQTLVGMRNVAGEIEASKIAMQYCIDNNIQNLILYFDYEGIEKWCTGVWKTNKEGTIAYKNFYDSIKTELNVKFMKVKAHSGNKYNEEADKLAKKAIGL; encoded by the coding sequence TTGGCAAAACAAAAGTTTTATGCTGTAAAAAAGGGCAAAAAAAATGGAATATATGATACATGGGATGAGTGTAAAAAACAAGTAAATGGATTTTCAGGAGCTGAATACAAAAGCTTTGTTACATTGCAGGAAGCAAAAGAGTATGTTTATGGAGCAACAAAGCCAATATTTAAAGAAGATGAAGAATTTATAGAGGCATATGTTGATGGTAGCTATGAGCATTCAATAAAGATGTATGGTTCAGGTGTTGTAATTCTAAAGAATAATGAAGTTATAAAAACTTATAGTAAAAAGGGAAAAGAACAAACTCTAGTAGGTATGAGAAATGTGGCTGGTGAGATAGAAGCCTCTAAAATTGCAATGCAGTACTGTATTGATAATAATATTCAAAACCTGATTTTATATTTTGATTATGAAGGTATTGAAAAGTGGTGTACTGGAGTCTGGAAAACAAATAAAGAAGGAACTATAGCATATAAAAACTTTTATGATAGTATAAAAACTGAGTTAAATGTCAAATTTATGAAAGTTAAAGCTCACTCTGGAAATAAATACAATGAAGAAGCTGATAAGTTAGCCAAAAAAGCTATTGGTCTATAA
- the pdaA gene encoding delta-lactam-biosynthetic de-N-acetylase gives MKKDSLKKYIMIGAFALILFGIASINFKSLDKTKTQISSPTLDTHEYDWYFNPREDGKQPSPIKEANFFKKYDSYYVGNPNEKVIYLSFDAGYESGNTPKLLDTLKKHNAKAQFFVVESYIKSNPDLIKRMEKEGHLVCNHSKSHPSMAGITDFEKFKEEITSVEKAYKDVTGKEMPKYFRPPMGKFSEQSLKYTQDLGYKSIFWSFAYVDWYEKKQPTHEFAKNKIYSRTHPGAIVLLHPNSSTNTEILDEVLTHWEKEGYKLKTLDYLSSKK, from the coding sequence GTGAAAAAAGATAGCCTAAAAAAATACATTATGATAGGAGCATTTGCTCTAATACTTTTTGGAATTGCTAGTATAAACTTTAAATCATTAGATAAAACAAAAACGCAAATTTCTAGTCCAACGCTTGATACGCATGAATATGATTGGTATTTTAATCCTAGAGAAGATGGAAAACAACCTTCCCCTATAAAAGAAGCCAATTTTTTTAAGAAATATGACTCATATTATGTAGGCAACCCTAATGAAAAAGTTATATACTTATCATTTGATGCTGGATATGAAAGTGGAAACACTCCAAAGTTACTAGACACACTAAAAAAACACAATGCAAAGGCACAGTTTTTCGTAGTTGAAAGTTATATAAAAAGTAATCCAGATTTAATAAAACGTATGGAAAAAGAAGGACATTTAGTTTGTAATCATTCAAAAAGTCATCCATCAATGGCTGGGATTACAGATTTTGAGAAATTCAAAGAAGAAATTACAAGCGTAGAAAAAGCATATAAAGATGTTACTGGAAAAGAAATGCCTAAATATTTTAGACCACCAATGGGTAAATTTAGTGAACAATCTCTAAAATACACACAAGACTTGGGTTATAAATCTATATTTTGGAGTTTTGCTTATGTAGATTGGTATGAAAAGAAACAACCTACTCATGAATTTGCTAAAAACAAAATTTACTCTAGAACACATCCTGGTGCAATAGTTTTATTACATCCAAATTCTTCAACTAATACTGAGATATTGGATGAAGTACTTACACATTGGGAAAAAGAAGGTTATAAACTTAAGACACTTGACTATTTAAGCAGTAAAAAATAA
- a CDS encoding GNAT family N-acetyltransferase, which translates to MIVKIDNTLEKKFWQYVSHEESLNLFIIGYVENYGFSSDSQEVWSQTKEGSITSIILKNKSTLIIYSLENNFDVEEMESHIKGLDIESISGKKCVIDRLVSMYKDFYEKLDNKFCILRKIKELDFSTMNEYKIEKAYEKDIDEIGKLLNKSGYKVSPNYIEARKEYLKEGNVRAYFIKDNNTMISTVSTGMETSFLAMIVSVSTDKEHRKKGFASYMVYNLSKELLAEGKIPCLFYNNEIAGKIYHNIGYEEINEWTILFT; encoded by the coding sequence TTGATTGTAAAAATAGATAATACTTTAGAAAAAAAATTCTGGCAATATGTATCACATGAAGAAAGCTTAAACTTATTTATAATTGGATATGTTGAAAACTATGGATTTAGTTCTGATTCTCAAGAAGTATGGTCTCAGACAAAAGAAGGCAGTATAACTTCTATAATATTAAAAAATAAGTCAACACTTATAATCTATAGTTTAGAAAATAATTTTGATGTAGAAGAAATGGAAAGCCATATAAAAGGATTAGATATAGAAAGTATAAGTGGAAAAAAGTGTGTAATAGATAGACTAGTGAGTATGTACAAAGATTTTTATGAAAAATTGGATAATAAATTTTGTATATTAAGGAAAATAAAAGAGCTGGACTTTTCTACTATGAATGAATATAAGATAGAAAAGGCATATGAAAAAGACATTGATGAAATAGGAAAACTTTTAAATAAATCAGGATATAAGGTAAGTCCAAATTACATAGAAGCAAGAAAAGAATACTTAAAGGAAGGCAATGTAAGAGCCTATTTTATAAAAGATAATAATACTATGATTAGTACTGTATCAACTGGTATGGAAACTAGTTTTTTGGCAATGATAGTTTCTGTAAGTACAGACAAAGAGCATAGAAAAAAAGGATTTGCTAGCTATATGGTATACAATTTAAGTAAAGAACTATTGGCAGAAGGTAAAATACCATGTCTTTTTTATAATAATGAAATAGCAGGAAAAATATATCATAATATAGGATATGAAGAGATAAATGAATGGACAATTCTTTTTACATAA
- a CDS encoding peroxiredoxin, which produces MPNLPSLGSKAPDFKANTTDGPIRLSDYKGNWVVLFSHPGDFTPVCTTEFLCFAKYYDEFKKRNTELIGLSVDSNSSHLAWMYNMFLLTGVEIPFPIIEDRDMRIAKLYGMISKPMSDTSTIRSVFIIDNNQILRTILYYPLTTGRNIPEILRIVDALQTSDRDNVVTPANWFPGMPVILPYPKNYKELKNRVNSCNKKYSCMDWYLCFVPDNYTDEEYTKNIDDTYDCKKEHTKNIENDYEQENIKCINKSHDHKQECNKDVKDSCDCEQKHTKNTNKIHSSKQDKLKDKSCDEIKYKYDKCNKEDNNYDKCDKEDSSYEDFYKQNYKNYDYTSEKNSKKIAMKTLKDSKKLVRPQINDPYNPIVENINCPDINPIVMEYVLGNPTNVDAQLLDAVIFAFAEIDQYGNLFIPYPRFLNQLLALKAEKPSLKVIVAIGGWGAEGFSDAALTPTSRYNFARQVNQMINEYALDGVDIDWEYPGSSAAGIKSRPQDRENFTLLLTAIRDVIGDEKWLSVAGTGDMGYINSSAEIDKIAPIIDYFNLMSYDFTAGETGPNGRKHQANLFDSDLSLPGYSVDAMVRNLENAGMPSEKILLGLPFYGRLGATITRTYDELRKDYINKNGYEYRFDRVAQVPYLVKDGEFAMSYDDSLSIFLKTQYVLRNCLGGVFSWTSTYDQANILARTMSIGINDPELLKEELEGLYGQF; this is translated from the coding sequence ATGCCAAATTTGCCAAGTTTAGGATCCAAGGCTCCTGATTTTAAAGCCAATACAACAGATGGCCCTATTAGACTGTCTGATTACAAAGGTAATTGGGTTGTTTTATTTTCACATCCTGGTGATTTTACGCCAGTTTGTACTACTGAATTTTTATGCTTTGCTAAATATTATGATGAATTTAAGAAAAGAAATACAGAATTAATTGGCCTAAGCGTTGATAGCAATAGCTCTCATTTAGCTTGGATGTACAATATGTTTTTACTTACAGGTGTAGAAATCCCATTCCCTATCATAGAAGATAGAGATATGAGAATTGCCAAATTATATGGAATGATATCAAAACCAATGAGTGATACATCTACTATCCGTTCTGTATTCATTATAGATAATAATCAAATACTAAGAACTATTCTTTATTATCCATTGACTACAGGTAGAAATATACCAGAAATACTTAGAATAGTAGATGCTCTTCAAACTAGTGATAGAGATAATGTAGTTACTCCTGCAAACTGGTTCCCTGGAATGCCTGTTATTTTGCCATACCCTAAAAACTATAAAGAGTTAAAAAATAGGGTAAATAGTTGTAATAAAAAGTATTCATGTATGGATTGGTATTTATGTTTTGTGCCAGATAATTACACAGATGAAGAATATACTAAAAATATTGATGATACTTACGATTGTAAAAAAGAACATACTAAAAATATTGAAAATGATTACGAACAAGAAAATATTAAGTGCATAAACAAATCTCATGACCACAAACAAGAATGCAATAAGGATGTTAAAGATAGTTGTGATTGCGAACAAAAACATACTAAAAATACTAACAAAATTCATAGTTCCAAACAAGATAAACTTAAAGATAAATCCTGCGATGAAATAAAATACAAATATGATAAATGTAATAAAGAAGATAATAACTATGATAAATGCGATAAAGAAGATAGTAGCTATGAGGATTTCTACAAACAAAATTACAAAAACTATGATTATACAAGTGAAAAAAATTCTAAAAAAATAGCTATGAAAACATTAAAAGATTCAAAGAAGTTAGTTAGACCACAAATAAATGACCCATATAATCCAATAGTTGAAAATATAAATTGTCCAGATATAAATCCGATTGTAATGGAATATGTTCTTGGTAATCCAACTAATGTAGATGCGCAATTATTAGATGCAGTTATTTTCGCATTTGCTGAAATAGACCAATATGGTAATTTATTTATTCCTTATCCTAGATTTTTAAACCAATTACTTGCACTTAAAGCTGAAAAACCTAGCTTAAAAGTAATTGTAGCCATTGGTGGTTGGGGAGCTGAGGGATTCTCTGATGCAGCTTTGACTCCTACATCTAGATATAACTTTGCAAGACAAGTCAATCAAATGATAAATGAATATGCTTTAGATGGGGTGGATATAGACTGGGAATATCCTGGAAGTAGTGCAGCTGGTATAAAGTCAAGACCTCAAGATAGAGAAAATTTCACACTTTTACTAACAGCTATAAGAGATGTTATAGGAGATGAGAAATGGCTTAGTGTAGCTGGAACAGGAGATATGGGATATATAAACTCAAGTGCTGAAATAGATAAAATAGCTCCAATAATAGATTATTTTAATCTTATGAGTTATGATTTCACTGCAGGTGAAACAGGACCAAATGGTAGAAAACATCAAGCAAACCTTTTTGATTCAGACTTATCCTTACCAGGATATAGTGTTGATGCAATGGTCAGAAATCTTGAAAATGCTGGAATGCCTTCTGAAAAAATCCTTCTTGGCCTTCCATTTTATGGAAGATTAGGTGCCACTATAACAAGAACTTATGATGAACTTAGAAAAGATTATATAAATAAAAATGGATATGAATATAGATTTGATAGAGTTGCTCAGGTTCCATACTTAGTTAAAGATGGAGAATTTGCAATGTCATATGATGATTCATTATCCATATTCCTAAAAACTCAATATGTGCTTAGAAACTGTTTAGGTGGTGTATTCTCTTGGACATCAACTTATGACCAGGCAAATATATTAGCTAGAACTATGTCTATTGGTATAAATGACCCTGAATTGTTAAAAGAAGAACTTGAGGGTCTTTATGGGCAATTCTAA
- a CDS encoding helix-turn-helix transcriptional regulator, translated as MKIRDEYTCPLEIVHDIIKGKWKTIIVFKLRQCNKTFSDLEHSIDGISQKMLIQQLKELREFGIVDKISSTGYPLHTEYFLTNRGKKMLQAVEIMQEIGIEYMLEHGQQEFLDNKGICYNK; from the coding sequence ATGAAAATAAGAGATGAATATACATGTCCTCTTGAAATTGTACATGACATCATTAAAGGGAAATGGAAGACTATAATTGTATTTAAATTGAGACAATGTAATAAAACATTCTCTGACTTGGAGCATAGTATAGATGGAATAAGTCAAAAAATGTTAATCCAGCAATTAAAAGAACTTCGAGAATTTGGCATTGTTGATAAAATCAGTTCAACTGGATATCCATTACATACTGAATATTTTCTCACTAATCGTGGCAAAAAAATGCTACAAGCTGTAGAAATAATGCAAGAAATAGGTATAGAATATATGCTTGAACATGGGCAACAAGAATTTTTAGACAATAAAGGAATCTGTTATAATAAATAG
- a CDS encoding DEAD/DEAH box helicase family protein, producing the protein MDNIISILNDVVFLDIEVSGLDYLNSEILEVGAVKIKDWKAETYQSLIKNKAEVSIEVFSLCDNLKKFDLEGASNLEIVEEELRNFVGDSLIICHDLSFKRKFFEYYMPKLKNKFIDSIELAVILEPYHKDYSLGYLKGVLTRDKSETKNRALSDAIDTISIVNSLLMRFNNLEKTNLEPLSFKINSYLNKFNLGKWEWSKFLEEANYDLSHDVSIIKEHEEFNSKEESIKEKETLKILCEQEKKYEELLKYKHIWESKEGFTYEYRPGQYELTKAIRELFRNSEDDEKIACIEAPTGIGKSVGYLLPAILEARINKKRLLISTDTKELQIQLINKDIPNVLNSLGLNGKVSYGYIKGKNNYICIDRLEAYISDYESQEPTKDEILSLIFLERLVEGGKYGDIEEINYWVLDNFKEINTHLRNISCDPNMCKPKKCKKDCLYKNRTEELKDEHITVINHSLLAKWPYKDEKPLENIIVDEAHNLTEKGYDFFSSIINSKSLRYLLQEIYPYEFIQDSSFMYKKTSRNMKKIKAFDKFYHILKIERKDKQKIARSINLIIEEIDSILAFGNCSEYGNVSNYNLRWELNLQIDEVAGKIKKDDVDTEVSYRLYSEKIKLSCEKIIKSLVSIIITIYRNIDDDSIDKEADIYKFGKAKTRDLEDIKIVFEIFLEYDESDDYARIVEIEKNYNDFEFRVVPLKIADLFEENILSQLEKGIFLSATLSLSQNMSYFKNTLGIDRVKNIEKIIEPIFDYKNMVSVVAFSDICEYKNTEFPNEISKIISNISRITEGHTLALFNSKNRQEKTYEILKKYLHGLNLEIYANKKGVRHLNDLNRKCVVLGSKGCFEGVDIPGDGLVCVTLDKLPNLNPKDPLYYTIMKKYNIDYYSINYPQMTIKVKQAMGRLLRSKYDYGCFVIFDTGTNISTLKRLEQDLHGCKILKMNSNDFYNYAKQHLNKSRSLILKSVIFDTIKELQVNTKIDNDEADKNTIKKDINENIRQRAVKGEVYHIDIENKDMKVKYFDKNYLINLDVFMREKHKN; encoded by the coding sequence ATGGATAATATAATAAGTATATTGAATGATGTTGTTTTTTTAGATATAGAAGTTAGTGGACTAGACTATTTAAATTCAGAAATTTTAGAAGTTGGAGCTGTTAAAATTAAAGATTGGAAAGCTGAAACATATCAATCATTAATAAAAAATAAAGCTGAAGTGTCAATAGAAGTATTTTCGCTATGTGACAATCTTAAAAAATTTGATTTAGAAGGCGCTTCTAATCTAGAAATAGTAGAAGAGGAGTTAAGAAATTTTGTAGGAGATAGTCTGATTATATGTCATGATTTAAGTTTTAAAAGAAAGTTTTTTGAGTACTATATGCCAAAGCTAAAAAATAAATTTATTGATTCAATTGAGTTAGCAGTTATTTTAGAGCCATATCATAAGGATTATAGTTTGGGATATTTAAAAGGTGTTTTAACTAGAGATAAATCTGAGACCAAGAATAGAGCTTTATCAGATGCTATTGATACTATAAGTATTGTAAATTCTCTTTTAATGAGGTTTAATAATCTTGAGAAAACTAATTTAGAGCCATTAAGTTTTAAAATAAATTCATATCTAAATAAGTTTAATCTTGGAAAATGGGAATGGAGTAAATTTTTAGAAGAAGCAAACTATGATTTATCTCATGATGTAAGTATTATAAAAGAACATGAAGAGTTTAATTCAAAAGAAGAAAGTATAAAAGAAAAAGAAACTTTAAAAATTTTATGTGAGCAAGAAAAGAAATATGAGGAATTATTAAAATATAAGCATATCTGGGAGAGTAAAGAAGGATTTACATATGAATATAGACCAGGTCAGTATGAGCTTACTAAGGCAATCCGAGAATTGTTTAGAAATAGCGAAGATGATGAAAAAATTGCATGCATAGAGGCACCAACAGGTATAGGGAAAAGTGTGGGATACTTATTGCCAGCTATATTAGAAGCTAGAATTAATAAAAAAAGATTATTAATTTCTACTGATACAAAAGAATTACAGATACAATTGATAAATAAAGATATTCCAAATGTGTTAAATTCTTTAGGGTTAAATGGTAAAGTAAGTTATGGATACATAAAGGGAAAAAACAACTATATATGTATAGATAGATTAGAAGCATACATATCAGATTATGAGTCTCAAGAACCGACCAAAGACGAAATATTATCTTTAATATTTTTAGAAAGGTTAGTTGAAGGTGGTAAATATGGAGATATAGAAGAAATAAACTATTGGGTGCTGGATAATTTTAAGGAAATAAATACTCACTTAAGAAATATAAGTTGTGACCCAAATATGTGTAAACCTAAAAAATGTAAAAAAGATTGTCTATATAAGAATAGGACAGAAGAGCTAAAAGATGAACATATAACAGTAATAAACCACTCTTTACTAGCTAAATGGCCATATAAAGATGAAAAGCCTTTAGAAAACATAATAGTAGATGAGGCTCACAATTTAACTGAAAAAGGATATGATTTTTTTTCAAGTATTATAAATTCAAAGTCTTTAAGATACTTATTGCAAGAAATTTATCCTTATGAATTTATACAAGATAGTAGTTTTATGTATAAAAAAACTAGTAGAAACATGAAGAAAATAAAGGCTTTTGATAAATTTTATCATATATTAAAAATTGAAAGAAAAGATAAACAAAAGATTGCTAGGAGTATAAATCTTATTATTGAAGAAATAGATTCAATATTAGCTTTTGGCAATTGTAGTGAATATGGTAATGTAAGCAATTATAATCTAAGATGGGAGTTAAATTTACAAATAGATGAAGTTGCAGGAAAAATAAAAAAAGATGATGTAGATACTGAGGTTAGCTATAGATTATATAGTGAAAAGATAAAATTAAGTTGTGAAAAAATAATAAAAAGTTTAGTTTCAATAATAATTACAATTTATAGGAATATTGATGATGATAGTATAGATAAAGAAGCAGATATATATAAGTTTGGAAAAGCGAAGACAAGAGATTTAGAGGATATAAAAATTGTTTTTGAAATTTTCTTGGAATATGACGAAAGTGATGACTATGCAAGAATAGTTGAAATTGAAAAGAATTATAATGATTTTGAATTTAGAGTAGTTCCATTAAAAATAGCAGATTTGTTTGAAGAAAATATTTTATCTCAGTTAGAGAAAGGAATATTTTTATCAGCAACCTTAAGTTTATCTCAAAATATGTCTTATTTTAAAAATACATTGGGAATAGATAGGGTCAAGAATATAGAAAAAATTATAGAACCAATTTTTGACTACAAGAATATGGTTTCTGTAGTTGCATTTTCTGATATTTGTGAGTATAAAAATACTGAATTTCCAAATGAAATAAGTAAAATTATATCCAATATATCACGTATTACAGAAGGGCATACATTAGCTCTTTTTAATAGTAAAAATAGACAAGAAAAAACTTATGAGATATTAAAAAAATATTTGCATGGTTTAAATTTAGAAATTTATGCTAATAAAAAAGGTGTTAGACATCTTAATGATTTGAATAGAAAGTGTGTAGTACTTGGTTCAAAAGGCTGTTTTGAAGGCGTAGATATTCCAGGAGATGGTTTGGTGTGTGTAACTTTAGACAAGCTTCCTAATTTAAACCCTAAGGATCCTTTGTATTATACTATAATGAAGAAGTATAATATAGATTATTATAGTATAAATTATCCACAGATGACTATAAAAGTAAAGCAAGCTATGGGAAGACTTTTAAGAAGTAAATATGATTATGGATGCTTTGTGATTTTTGATACTGGAACGAATATAAGCACATTAAAAAGGCTAGAACAGGATTTGCATGGTTGTAAAATTTTAAAGATGAATAGTAATGATTTTTATAATTATGCAAAACAACACTTAAATAAATCTAGAAGTCTAATACTAAAATCTGTTATATTTGATACTATAAAAGAATTACAGGTCAATACTAAAATAGATAATGATGAAGCTGATAAAAATACTATAAAAAAAGATATCAATGAAAATATAAGGCAAAGAGCTGTAAAAGGAGAGGTATATCATATAGATATTGAAAATAAAGATATGAAAGTAAAGTATTTTGATAAAAATTATCTGATAAATCTAGATGTATTTATGAGAGAAAAACATAAAAATTAA